The sequence CGGTATTCACTGGGCAGTACTGGGTGTGGCTGTAGAATGGGTTGCCAGGGAAaccgtggaggaggaggaagtgatgGCTCGTGGGGCCTGACACCTGGAACAGGAAGATATGACATCACACACAGGGACAGAATATGATATCACACAGGGACAGGATATGGCATCACACAGGGACAGGATATGACATATAGCAGAGGAGCAGGTGAAGAAGTGAGAATAGAGACAGCCAATAGGAGAACACGCCAGACAGCAGACTGTGTGAGGCATCATAGTATCTGTGatcattttgaagtagtcaaatgTCTTCTTCATGactggctgatccctcctgatgacctgatgacatcaggagggatcagccaatggagttagaagtcccacccagttgaccaCATTaaaatggcgctgcccatgctaatatGGCCtgttggccactagaggcctctatcattgtCTATGATGTGTGTCTCACCAGGAGCGTGACTTGCGGACGCGTGTGGCTCTCTCCCTGTAGAGGGCGCTGTCTGTGGGAGAGGAGCTACAGTTAGGCCCCACCTCTGAGGGCCAGTGGTCCAATGAGACTGTGGTGGGAGGACTCATGTCCAGCTCCAAGAACATGATGTTCTcagcctacacacatacacaccacacacacacgaggaaaCAGAGCAGTCATGTCATTTTAGCTGTACAGTAACAGGTTTTAGCACGGCTAacaagggtcaggggtcagggtagGTATACCTGCTAATCTCCTTCCTAGACACTTCAGCTGTGCTAAGAGCCAAAACGTTGAACTGGGCCTTCATTAGCCAATGCAGAAAGACGAGAAAAAAACTCACATCGGCTTAATTTACCAACCAATCATCTCCTACAAAACACGCCGCAGTCGTGTGATTCGCCAACATTAAATGATGACAAAAACTTTACTCAGTAGGTCATTTCCATAGAATTGTATGGTCACGCCCACACTGTACATCAGATCCAGTACTTTACCATAATCACGTTGTGCCATGTTACCAAATGAAAATCTTCCTATTACCTGGCCAGATCGTTTCAGTTCTGTTTGCAAGGACACATCAGCCGACGTCAACTACAGACGTGTTCTAATCTCagagattattagggaaatcgttattCTGCCACGGCATGTAAACCTTTCACAATAACGGTATTATACTCAGTGTCAGCCGTGTTTCTATTGGTCAGTCACCTGGATCGGCTCGTAACACAACCACACTACACGATAAAGGCAGATCTGACCGATCTAATAGTTTAAATCAGCAGACCCTGTCTCACTGGACCAGCAGACCCTGTCTCACTGGACCAGGAGACCCTGTCTCATTGGACCAGCAAACCCTGTCTCATTGGACGAGGAGACCCTGTCTCACGGACCAGCAGACCCGTCTCACTGGACCAGCAGACCCTGTCTCACTGGACAGCAGACCCTG comes from Salvelinus sp. IW2-2015 unplaced genomic scaffold, ASM291031v2 Un_scaffold6049, whole genome shotgun sequence and encodes:
- the LOC112078665 gene encoding kinesin-like protein KIF3C: MFLELDMSPPTTVSLDHWPSEVGPNCSSSPTDSALYRERATRVRKSRSWCQAPRAITSSSSTVSLATHSTATPSTAQ